ATTCATGGCATCTACTGGAAGTTTTTTAAGGGGTTCTTCCTCAATATAGCCATTTGTTACCATTGCATTATATAACCCATGTTTTCTTGCAAGAATTGCTGTATCATACATTATCTCATAGAATATTGTAGGTTCTGTGTATGTGTAACTAATCCCTTCACAGTTATATTCAACTGCAAGATTTACAATATCCTCTGGATACATTTCTCTGTATGGAATCTCATCAGGAGCTTTCTGACTTATCTGCCAATTTTGACAGTGCTTACATCTAAAATTACATCCCCCCGTAGCAATGGATAAAACACTTGAACCCGGATAAAAATGGAATAGTGGCTTTTTTTCGATTGGGTCTATTGCAACAGATGATAACTTTCCGTATCCCATGGCATATAATTTTCCACCAATATTTTTCCTCGCTCTACAAAATCCCCTCTTCCCCTCTAAAATTATGCAATGTCTTGGGCACAAATTACATCTAACTTTATTATCTTCAAGTTCTTCGTAGAACATTGCTTCTTTTAACATGATTTTCACCAATTCTTTTTTAAAATGTTAAGTAAAATTTAGTTTCGGAATAAATTTAGAGACTATAAGTGCTCCCCCACATTAAAAATCTCAGTAATTTGCATTAATATTTTGTTGTTGTGGATAATATTGTATGTTCTTTGAGGAAGTATTTTTCTATCTGTTTTTAATAACTTTCTAACTTCTTTATCAACTTCTTTGACATCAATGTCTATAATTTCTCTTCTTGTTTCAAGATTGTGCATCTTTAAAATCCTCCCAATTGGAATATCCGCAGACAACAAATCCCTTTTTATGCTCTCTCTCAATCCATGCTCAATGTTCTTAAATGGGGTTTTTGAAGTGGCATATACAAGAGGAATATCATTCACTTCAAGTATAACTGTTCTATAGTTAACATCATCTACAATTTTTTGATTTATTGTCTTAACAATGACATCCCCCTCAAATAAAATTTCTAAGAGATTCGTTACACTCCCATCAGTTCCAAGAATCATCTTTTCTTCATTTCTCAACCCATATTTTCTTGATAACTCTCTTATTCTCTCATATATTTTCATACTCTCCCCAAAATACATAGACTCGTTGTATTTTATTATTGCTGGTTGCTATATGTTTTATGTTTATTGTTTTGTTGATATTAATTGATAAAGTTCTTTTGATTTTGCTTTTAATCTGTTTATTTCATAATATATATCTAATAATTCTGCATGGATTTTTGTACTAATTTTTGCATTTTCAAGGACTTTTTGATGTTCTTCTGATGATTTTTTGAGCAATTCTGAAATTTCATTTGGCTTTTCCCTAATTTTTATAGTCAATTCATCAATTTTTTTAATTTTGTTTAATAGTTTGTTGTAATTATCAATCTTCTTTATAATCTCTGCCTCTTTTCTTGTTTGAAGGATATATTCAAGACGTTCAATATTGCTCAA
The sequence above is a segment of the Methanotorris igneus Kol 5 genome. Coding sequences within it:
- a CDS encoding chorismate--pyruvate lyase family protein, translating into MKIYERIRELSRKYGLRNEEKMILGTDGSVTNLLEILFEGDVIVKTINQKIVDDVNYRTVILEVNDIPLVYATSKTPFKNIEHGLRESIKRDLLSADIPIGRILKMHNLETRREIIDIDVKEVDKEVRKLLKTDRKILPQRTYNIIHNNKILMQITEIFNVGEHL
- the amrS gene encoding AmmeMemoRadiSam system radical SAM enzyme, which gives rise to MLKEAMFYEELEDNKVRCNLCPRHCIILEGKRGFCRARKNIGGKLYAMGYGKLSSVAIDPIEKKPLFHFYPGSSVLSIATGGCNFRCKHCQNWQISQKAPDEIPYREMYPEDIVNLAVEYNCEGISYTYTEPTIFYEIMYDTAILARKHGLYNAMVTNGYIEEEPLKKLPVDAMNIDIKGNAEFYKKVCQGTLDPVLRTCVLAKKLGIHVEVTNLIIPGYNDNEDDILYIIEFVKERLGEETPLHFTRFHPDYMLMDVPPTPVEILEKARNMALEEGLKYVYIGNVPGHEGEHTYCPNCGALLIRRDIYTISIVNLDLLTKPPRCSLCGEKIDIITK
- a CDS encoding DUF7121 family protein, yielding MRADIINSLKQQNKDGILSNIERLEYILQTRKEAEIIKKIDNYNKLLNKIKKIDELTIKIREKPNEISELLKKSSEEHQKVLENAKISTKIHAELLDIYYEINRLKAKSKELYQLISTKQ